Proteins from one Juglans microcarpa x Juglans regia isolate MS1-56 chromosome 1S, Jm3101_v1.0, whole genome shotgun sequence genomic window:
- the LOC121247321 gene encoding uncharacterized protein LOC121247321: MTVQEIDQNKQLQAALEKDKNVEQGVVGEIQEEEVLQVEDLGIGSESCKQLASQMNELIVSVNANIITPPLEATEGSNSGSPIQEINKRIRALKKEDSTCRKTTIENCTRYEARTIGQIDKAGRLHKELKLLEDKKVEMATS, translated from the coding sequence ATGACAGTGCAGGAAATCGACCAAAACAAGCAGCTACAGGCTGCTCTTGAAAAGGACAAGAATGTGGAACAAGGAGTAGTTGGGGAGATACAAGAGGAAGAGGTCCTACAAGTTGAAGATTTGGGCATTGGGTCCGAATCTTGCAAGCAGTTAGCATCTCAGATGAATGAGCTAATAGTTTCCGTAAATGCCAATATAATTACCCCTCCCTTGGAAGCTACTGAGGGTTCAAATTCAGGAAGTCCAATTCAAGAGATTAATAAACGGATACGAGCACTTAAAAAAGAAGATTCGACTTGCAGAAAGACAACAATAGAAAATTGCACAAGATATGAAGCCAGAACAATTGGACAAATTGACAAAGCTGGAAGGCTTCACAAGGAGCTAAAACTTTTGGAGGATAAAAAGGTAGAAATGGCAACATCATAA